The sequence CGCGTTCAAGGAGATGAAAAAGACTCGCAAGGAGCGACCTTTTTTCGTTTCCACAAAAACTTTGCAGGAAAATCCGGCAGATGTGCGGAAGGATCTGGAAAAATCGCTCAAAAAAATGGATTTAGACCATATTGATTTTTTCCACGTTTGGGCGGTTCTGACTCCTGAAGCTTATCAGCGCCGAAAAGCAAAGGGTGTGCTGAAAGAATTTGAAAAATTAAAAGAAGAGGGTCTCATTCGGCATATCTGCGTGTCCACGCACATGGCGGGCGAGGACATTGGCGATATGTTGCGCGATTATCCGTTTGACGGCGTTTTGCTCGGCTATTCGGCGATGAATTTTGCCTATCGGGATCACGGCGTTGCTACAGCGGCTTTGCTGAAACGCGGCGTTGTGGTGATGAATCCGTTGGGAGGTGGCATTGTCCCCAATCATCCGGATCGTTTCGATTTTGTGCGCACTCAAGAGAATGAAACCGTTGTCGAAGGCGCACTGCGATTTTTAATCAATGATCCGAGAATTACAGTGGCGTTGGTCGGATTTGGCAATCAAAAACATTTAGCTGAGGCAATCTCCGCCGTTGAAGGATTCCAACCCATTTCATCTGAGCAAATTGAAAGGATAAAATCGGGGTTGAATCGTTCATTTGATAAATTGTGCACCAGTTGCCGCTATTGCGATTACTGCCCGGTGGAGATTCCGTTGCCGCAGCTCATGGAATCTTTTAATCATCTGGAGCTGAATCCGGATTATTTCCTCACGCGAATTAGTTTGCATTGGGGGCTGTCTTTTGAAGAAGATTACGCCGCGCGCTGCATTGACTGCGGTTTGTGTGAAACATTGTGTACACAAAAATTGCCCATTCGGGAGCGTTTGAAAATTGTGCAGCAGGAAATTTCCAGCCGAAAGAAGAAAAAATACGCAGAACAGGAGTGATTCCAGCGTATGAAGTTAGGGAACAAAACGATACTGATTACTGGCGCTTCATCCGGAATCGGCAGAGAGCTTGCATTCCAATTGGCGAATCGGGGCAACCGGTTGCTATTGATTGCCCGACGGGAAGAATTGCTCAAAGAGATCAGCGGGGCGCTTTCGTCGGCAGCTTTGCCGCATCGCTATTTTTCGTGCGATGTCGCTGACGCCGCCGCTGTGGAAAAAATTTGCCGGAAAATATTGTCTGACGAATTGCTGCCCGATGTGCTGATTTTCAACGCTGGTGTGGGCGGGTTGTTTGAAATCGAAAATATCGATTCGGATCGTTTTGAACAGATTTTTCGCGTGAATCTTTTTAGCGTTGTTTACTTTTTGCGTCATCTTCTGTCGCCGATGTTGGAGCGAAACAGCGGAATGATTGCTGCAGTAGGGAGTCTCGCAGGTTCGCGCGGTATGCCACGCTCTGCGCCGTACGCGTCGAGCAAAGCAGCGCTGGGAATTTTGCTGGAAAGTTTGCGCATCGATCTGTGGAAAACAAAGATTAAAGTCAGTCTGATTTCGCCGGGATTTGTAAAAACTCCGATGACAGATAAAAATACGCATCCCATGCCTTTTCTGATAACGGTTGAAAAAGCAGTGAAAATTATCATCCGCGGGCTGGAAAATGAAAAAACAGAAATTCATTTCCCAAAAAGATTATCTTTCATTGCTAAAGCAGGGAAGCTGTTGCCGAATAAAATTTATGCACAGATAATGCAGGGAAGAAAGTAAATTTTAGTTCAAAGTTTGTTGTTTTTAGTTTATAGTTCGCCTGTGAACTGGTTGTCAATTTTTTGACGGTAATAATTGATCAGTAAAATTGACCTATTCTAAATCAAAAAAATCAATCGCTTTAAACGCAAAACTAAAAACTCTGAACTTTAAACTACGAACTATAAACCCCAAACTCGTAACACAAAACTCTAATCCAAAAGATGTCATGAAAAAAATTTCAAAAATCCTTCTAATATCTCTCGCCTTTCTCGTTTTTTCCTCATGCGAGCAAAAATCGTCCTTTCGTTTCGCTTGGCTGAGTGACACTCATGTCGGTTCACCCAATGCGGAGAAATATCTGCGGGAATCGGTTCATGATATTAATTTAAATAACGAAATAGATTTTACCATCATTTCCGGTGATGTATCAGAGACCGGCAGCGATGCGGAATTGAAATTAGCCAAATCGATTCTGGATTCATTGAAAAAACCCTATTTCATCATTCCGGGAAACCATGATACAAAATGGTCGCCGTCGGGGTGTACCACATTTTCGAAATTGTGGGGCGATGACAAATTTCGTTTTTCCAAAGGCGGCATTGAATTTCTCGCCATTCATCAGGGTCCGATCATGCGCATGGGCGATGGATTTTTTTCACCGGAAGATGTGCGCTGGCTGAGAGAGCAACTGCAGGATGTCGGCCGATCCAAACCCATCATTTTTGTCACTCATTATCCGCTGAATTCGTCAATTTCCAACTGGTTTGTTGTTTTGGATTTGCTGAAAGAGTATTCCACAGAAATTGTTCTGTTGGGTCATGGCCATCGAAATAAAGCTTACAATTTCGAGGGGCTGCCCGGCGCCATGGGAAGGTCAAATTTGAAAAGAGGAAAAACGCCGGTCGGTTACAATCTCGTTGAAGTGACGGCGGATTCCATTCGTATTTGTGAAAAGAACATAGGCAAAAAACGACAACCTTACTGGTATCGTCTCAGCCGCGGAACTCGTCTGAATTTCGATTCAACAAAAATTGAACGTCCTGATTTTTCCGACAATGACAAATTTCCGCAAATTAAAATAAAATGGCTCTATGAAACATTTTACACTATCGCCAGCGGCGCAGCGGTCTGGACAGATTACGTCGTCGCCGGAAATAGACGCGGGACAGTTTATTGCCTCGATGTGGACGATGGCAGTCGTATCTGGCAGTTCGAGACTCAGGGCGCTGTATTTTCGCAACCGGAAATCGCAGAAGGGAAGGTCGTTTTTGGTTCCGCAGATCAGCACATTTACTGCCTGGACATTGTTGACGGCAGTCTAATTTGGAAATTTCGCACCGATGCGCCAGTGGTGGCATCTCCGCGAATTGAAAAAGGAGTCGTTTATTGCGGCGCCAGCGACGGCGTTTTCCGCGCCATTGATCTGGAAAGCGGACGCCTTATCTGGCAATTTCGAGATGTCAAAGATTTTGTGGAATGCAAGCCCTTGATTTACCAGGATAAAGTAATTTTCGGCGCCTGGGACACAAATTTGTACGCCCTGAACATTGCCGACGGCTCTCTGGCGTGGAAATGGAATCAGGGAAGACCCGGAAAATTGTTCAGCCCGGCAGCTTGCGATCCGGTAGGCGC comes from Calditrichota bacterium and encodes:
- a CDS encoding aldo/keto reductase codes for the protein MIYRYYGSTGISLSVIGFGGMRFENQDDLDGSAELVLQAYEKGVNYFDTAPLYGKSENIFGIAFKEMKKTRKERPFFVSTKTLQENPADVRKDLEKSLKKMDLDHIDFFHVWAVLTPEAYQRRKAKGVLKEFEKLKEEGLIRHICVSTHMAGEDIGDMLRDYPFDGVLLGYSAMNFAYRDHGVATAALLKRGVVVMNPLGGGIVPNHPDRFDFVRTQENETVVEGALRFLINDPRITVALVGFGNQKHLAEAISAVEGFQPISSEQIERIKSGLNRSFDKLCTSCRYCDYCPVEIPLPQLMESFNHLELNPDYFLTRISLHWGLSFEEDYAARCIDCGLCETLCTQKLPIRERLKIVQQEISSRKKKKYAEQE
- a CDS encoding SDR family NAD(P)-dependent oxidoreductase, which translates into the protein MKLGNKTILITGASSGIGRELAFQLANRGNRLLLIARREELLKEISGALSSAALPHRYFSCDVADAAAVEKICRKILSDELLPDVLIFNAGVGGLFEIENIDSDRFEQIFRVNLFSVVYFLRHLLSPMLERNSGMIAAVGSLAGSRGMPRSAPYASSKAALGILLESLRIDLWKTKIKVSLISPGFVKTPMTDKNTHPMPFLITVEKAVKIIIRGLENEKTEIHFPKRLSFIAKAGKLLPNKIYAQIMQGRK
- a CDS encoding PQQ-binding-like beta-propeller repeat protein → MKKISKILLISLAFLVFSSCEQKSSFRFAWLSDTHVGSPNAEKYLRESVHDINLNNEIDFTIISGDVSETGSDAELKLAKSILDSLKKPYFIIPGNHDTKWSPSGCTTFSKLWGDDKFRFSKGGIEFLAIHQGPIMRMGDGFFSPEDVRWLREQLQDVGRSKPIIFVTHYPLNSSISNWFVVLDLLKEYSTEIVLLGHGHRNKAYNFEGLPGAMGRSNLKRGKTPVGYNLVEVTADSIRICEKNIGKKRQPYWYRLSRGTRLNFDSTKIERPDFSDNDKFPQIKIKWLYETFYTIASGAAVWTDYVVAGNRRGTVYCLDVDDGSRIWQFETQGAVFSQPEIAEGKVVFGSADQHIYCLDIVDGSLIWKFRTDAPVVASPRIEKGVVYCGASDGVFRAIDLESGRLIWQFRDVKDFVECKPLIYQDKVIFGAWDTNLYALNIADGSLAWKWNQGRPGKLFSPAACDPVGARNKVFIVAPDRYLTAIDVDSGRTIWRSNRYRVRESLGIAKRGGAIFAKTMQDTVVCAYTWPEKPIWKWAKDAGFGYDIDPSVIIEKRHRIFFGTQHGYIYSLYSDNGKLDWKFRVGVSLINNVIPLDSLNVIGTDMQGRIFRLATQRPDTLLEE